One genomic segment of Cygnus olor isolate bCygOlo1 chromosome 20, bCygOlo1.pri.v2, whole genome shotgun sequence includes these proteins:
- the SEZ6 gene encoding seizure protein 6 homolog isoform X1, whose amino-acid sequence MRLLAALAQALLTRERVWRKRSALLTALGPPASAFLPVAQHSTAVLGAWPKGFNGLQGKAGESSEAEGDPTALPTPAEREAEARFVSTAPTLKLLNHHPLLEDLLHEAFLKKDYLAQAPFPPALPGPILPADALRPAPGPPAPRSPPRAPALPRAAFPTAPLTTPAERPGPWGEPWGITPGADPSPSPAAGSGSSPAAPSRVPTTPGTSPGGTGVSGDEEGTTTTSTITTTTVTTLQGPAPCNRTLAGPEGWLVSPEPAGAPYDSSLDCTYTISVYPGYGVEIKVHNISLAEGETLTVESTAGLEPAVLANESFLLRGQVIRSPANLLTLRFQSPQPTSPGSYRFHYQAYLLSCPFPSRPAFGDVSVSSLHPGGDARFHCAAGYQLQGARLLTCRNATRPFWSAREPQCMAACGGAVRNATVGRVVSPGFPGNYSNNLTCHWLLEAPAGHRLHLHFEKVSLAEDDDRLIIRNGNNVEAPPVYDSYEVEYLPIEGLLSTGRHFFVELTTDSSGAAAGMALRYEAFEQGHCYEPFVKYGNFTASDPRYPVGTTVEFSCDPGYTLEQGSTIIECVDPSDPQWNETEPACRAVCSGELTDAAGVVLSPNWPEAYGKGQDCIWGLHVEEDKRVMLDVRVLRLGAGDVLTFYDGDDLTARILGQYTGARGRFKLFASSADVTIQFQSDPGAGVFAYRQGFVIHFSEVPRNDTCPELPDIANGWKTASQPELLHGTVVTFHCYPGFELAGTDLLMCHWDLTWSGDLPSCERVTTCRDPGDAEHSRRVVSSPKFPVGATVRFVCDKGYVLAGAGLLTCHDRASGGPKWSDRLPKCIPEAYEPCHNPGVPAGGRQSPERRLYPAGATLRFSCAAGRALLGEGSLRCLPGHPSRWSGSPPICKAASYDEFYSNRNLDAVAKAVPSGPALEGTNVAIAVFLPVLVVALLIGGVYLYFSKLQGKPALQLPLAGSHPYDHITVESAFDNPTYETGETREYEVSI is encoded by the exons ATGCGCTTGCTTGCTGCCCTGGCTCAGGCCCTGCTTACCCGGGAACGCGTCTGGAGAAAGCGATCAGCTTTATTGACAGCCCTCGGTCCCCCTGCCTCCGCTTTCCTCCCcgtggcacagcacagcaccgcTGTGCTGGGAGCATGGCCGAAAG GCTTcaatgggctgcaggggaaggccGGGGAGAGCTCGGAGGCCGAGGGGGACCCCACGGCGCTGCCCACGCCGGCCGAGCGGGAGGCCGAGGCGCGCTTCGTCAGCACGGCGCCCACCCTGAAGCTGCTCAACCACCACCCGCTGCTGGAGGACCTGCTGCACGAGGCCTTCCTGAAGAAGGATTACCTGGCCCAGGCACCCTTCCCGCCCGCCCTTCCCGGCCCCATACTGCCTGCTGATGCCCTGcggccggcccccggccccccggccccccggtcCCCTCCTCGTGCCCCCGCCTTGCCCCGTGCTGCCTTCCCCACCGCCCCCCTGACCACGCCGGCCGAGCGCCCGGGGCCGTGGGGGGAGCCGTGGGGGATCACGCCGGGCGCAGACCCCTCGCCGTCACCCGCTGCGGGGTCAGGAtcgagccccgcagcccccagccggGTGCCCACCACCCCCGGCACGTccccggggggcaccggggtcTCTGGGGACGAGGAGGggaccaccaccacctccaccatcaccaccaccaccgtcACCACGCTGCAGGGGCCAG CCCCGTGCAACCGGACGCTGGCGGGCCCCGAGGGCTGGCTGGTGTCCCCAGAGCCGGCCGGTGCCCCGTATGACAGCAGCCTGGACTGCACCTACACCATCTCTGTCTACCCTGGCTATGGCGTGGAGATCAAG GTGCACAACATCAGCCTGGCCGAGGGCGAGACGCTGACGGTGGAGAGCACGGCGGGTCTGGAGCCCGCGGTGCTGGCCAACGAGTCCTTCCTGCTGCGGGGCCAGGTCATCCGCAGCCCCGCCAACCTGCTCACCCTGCGCTtccagagcccccagcccaccagcCCCGGCTCCTACCGCTTCCACTACCAAG CCTACCTGCTGAGCTGCCCCTTCCCATCACGGCCCGCCTTCGGCGACGTCTCGGTCAGCAGCCTGCACCCCGGCGGGGACGCCCGGTTCCACTGCGCCGCGGGCTACCAGCTGCAGGGCGCCCGCCTGCTCACCTGCCGCAACGCCACCCGGCCCTTCTGGAGCGCCCGCGAGCCCCAGTGCATGG CGGCGTGCGGCGGGGCGGTCCGTAACGCCACGGTGGGACGCGTCGTCTCCCCCGGCTTCCCCGGGAACTACAGCAACAACCTGACCTGCCACTGGCTGCTGGAGGCGCCCGCCGGCCACCGCCTGCACCTCCACTTCGAGAAGGTCTCGCTGGCCGAGGATGATGACAG GCTCATCATCCGCAACGGGAACAACGTGGAGGCACCTCCGGTGTACGACTCCTACGAGGTGGAGTACCTGCCCATCGAGGGGCTGCTCAGCACCGGGCGCCACTTCTTCGTGGAGCTCACCACCGACAGCAGCGGGGCCGCTGCAGGCATGGCGCTGCGCTACGAGG CCTTCGAGCAGGGGCACTGCTACGAGCCCTTCGTCAAGTACGGGAACTTCACGGCCAGTGACCCCCGGTACCCCGTGGGCACCACGGTGGAGTTCAGCTGTGACCCTGGCTACACGCTGGAGCAAGGCTCCACCATCATCGAGTGCGTCGACCCCAGCGACCCGCAGTGGAACGAGACGGAGCCGGCGTGCCGCG CGGTGTGCAGCGGGGAGCTGACGGACGCGGCCGGCGTGGTGCTGTCGCCCAACTGGCCGGAGGCGTACGGCAAGGGCCAGGACTGCATCTGGGGGCTGCACGTGGAGGAGGACAAGCGCGTCATGCTGGATGTCCGCGT GCTGCGGCTGGGCGCCGGGGACGTGCTCACCTTCTACGACGGGGACGACCTGACGGCGCGCATCCTGGGCCAGTACACGGGCGCCCGCGGCCGCTTCAAGCTCTTCGCCTCCAGCGCCGATGTCACCATCCAGTTCCAGTCCGACCCCGGCGCCGGCGTCTTCGCCTACCGGCAGGGCTTCGTCATCCACTTCTCCG AGGTGCCCCGCAACGACACGTGCCCCGAGCTGCCCGACATCGCCAACGGCTGGAAGACGGCCTCGCAGCCCGAGCTGCTGCACGGCACCGTCGTCACCTTCCACTGCTACCCCGGCTTCGAGCTGGCCGGCACCGACCTGCTCATGTGCCACTGGGACCTGACGTGGAGCGGCGACCTGCCCTCCTGCGAGCGGG TCACCACCTGCCGGGACCCCGGGGACGCCGAGCACAGCCGCAGGGTGGTCTCCAGCCCCAAATTCCCGGTGGGGGCCACCGTGCGCTTCGTCTGCGACAAGGGCTACGTCCTGGCGGGCGCCGGGCTCCTCACCTGCCACGACCGCGCGTCGGGGGGACCCAAGTGGAGCGACCGCCTGCCCAAGTGCATTC CGGAGGCGTACGAGCCCTGCCACAACCCCGGCGTGCCCGCGGGCGGGCGGCAGAGCCCCGAGCGGCGGCTGTACCCGGCGGGGGCCACGCTGCGCTTCTCCTGCGCCGCCGGCCGGGCGCTGCTGGGCGAGGGCAGCCTGCGCTGCCTGCCCGGGCACCCCTCGCGCTGGAGCGGCTCTCCTCCCATCTGCAAGGCGG cctccTACGATGAGTTTTACAGCAATCGCAACCTGGACG